The genomic interval AGACCGGCGTTTCGTGACAGGACGAGGGCGCTACACCGACGACATCGTCCTGCCGGGCATGCTCTACGCCTGGATTGTGCGCAGTCCCCATGCGCATGCCCGGATCCGTGCCATTCGCACCGAGAAAGCCCGGCAGCATCCGGGCGTGGTGGCCGTCTTTACGGGCAAAGACCTGCTCGACGACGGCGTGGGATCGCTGCCCACGGGCTGGCAGATCGGTCCCGACATGAAGGAGCCGCCGCATTACGCGCTGGCCGTCGACAAGGTGCGCTACGTGGGCGACGGGGTGGCCGTGGTGATCGCCGAAACGAAGGCGGCCGCCCGCGACGCCGCCGAGCTGGTGGAGGTGGACTACGAGGAGCTGCCAGCCGTGGTGGATGCGGCCGAGGCGCTCAAGGAGGGGGCGCCGCTCGTGCACGACGACGCGCCCGGCAACCTGTGCTACGTCTGGGAACTGGGCGATCGGGAAGCCACCGACCGCGCGCTGGCTACAGCGCACCACGTCACGAAGCTGGAGTTCGTCAACCAGCGGCTCATTCCGAACGCCATCGAACCCCGCTCGGCCATCGGTCATTACGATCCGGGACGCGACGAGCTGACGCTCTACACATCGTCCCAGAATCCGCATCTGATCCGGCTGCTGCTGAGCGCCTTCGTGCTGAAAATTCCCGAACACAAAGTGCGCGTGATTTCGCCGGACGTGGGGGGCGGCTTCGGCTCGAAGATCTTTCACTATCCGGAAGAGGTCATCTGTGCCTGGAGCAGCCGCAAGCTGGGCCGGCCCGTAAAGTGGACGGCCGTCCGCAGCGAGAGCTTCGTGAGCGACGCGCACGGCCGCGACCACGTCACGACGGCCGAAATGGGCTTCGATCGCGATGGCCGCATCGTGGGGCTGCGCGTGCGGACGATCGCCAACCTGGGCGCTTACCTTTCGACGTTCGCACCGGGCGTGCCTACCTGGCTCTACGGCACGCTTCTGGCCGGTCAGTACAAGACGCCGCACATTCACGTCGAGGTCAAGGGTGTCTTCACGAACACGACCCCGGTCGATGCCTACCGCGGGGCCGGACGGCCCGAGGCGACCTACGTGGTCGAACGCCTGGTGGAACTGGGGGCCCATGAGCTGGGCATCGACCCGGCCGAACTCCGGCGGCGCAATTTCATCCAGCCGGACGAATTCCCCTACCAGACGCCCGTCGTGCTCCAGTACGACAGCGGCAACTACGAGGGCGCGCTGAACAAGGCGCTGGAGATGGCCGACTACTGGAAGCTCCGCGAGGAGCAGAAGCGGGCACGTGAGCAGGGACGGCTCATCGGCATCGGACTTTCCTGCTACATCGAGGCGTGCGGCCTGGCGCCCTCGAAGGTGGCCGGCGCCATCGGCGTGCGGGCCGGCCTGTACGAAAGCGCGGCCATCCGGGTGATGCCCACCGGCAAGGTGCAGGTCTTCACCGGCACGCACTCGCACGGTCAGGGGCACGAGACCACCTTCGCCCAGATCGTGGCGCACGAGCTGGGTATCCCGCTCGAAGACGTAGAGGTCATCCACGGCGACACGGCCGAGATCCCCTTCGGGATGGGCACCTACGGTTCGCGCAGCCTGGCCACGGGTGGTAGTGCCATCTATCGCGCACTCGAAAAGATCAAGGCCAAAGCCCGGAAGATCGCCGCGCACAAGCTCGAAGTGGCCGAAGAGGACCTGGAGTTCCGCAACGGTCAGTTCATCGTGAAGGGCACCGACCGGGCCATTGGCTTTGGCGACATTGCGCTGACGGCCTACGTGCCGCACGACTATCCGGAAGGGCTGGAGCCCGGTCTGGAGGAGAACGCCTTCTACGATCCGGCCAACTTCACCTTTCCCTTCGGGACGCACCTGTCGGTGGTGGAGATCGATCCGGAGACCGGCAGGGTGAAGCTGCTCCGCTACATTGCCGTGGACGACGTGGGACGCATCATCAACCCGATGATCGTTGAGGGCCAGATCCACGGCGGCGTGGCGCAGGGCGTCGGCCAGGCGCTGCTCGAAGGGGCGGTGTACGATCGCTCCAGCGGCCAGCTCCTGACCGGCTCGCTGCTGGACTATGCGCTGCCGCGGGCCGACGACCTGCCGTCGTTCGAGGTCGGGCACCAGGAGACGCCCTGTCCGCACAACCCGCTGGGCGCGAAGGGCGCCGGGGAGGCCGGCACGATCGCGGCCACGGCCTGCGTGGTCAACGCCGTCGTGGACGCGCTCTACCATCTGGGCGTGCGCGACATCCGCATGCCGCTGACGCCCGAGCGCGTCTGGCGCGCCATGCGCGGGCTCCCAACCGACGGACACGCTTCCTGACCAACGAAAACGACCGGAACGGCCATGATTCCGCAGACCTTCGCATACAGAAAGGCGCACACGATCGACGAAGCGCTCGCGCTGCTCCGGGAGCACGGCGACGAAGCCAAGGTGCTGGCCGGCGGCCACAGCCTGATTCCGCTCATGAAACTGCGGCTGAGCACGCCGGAGCTGCTCGTCGACATCGGCGGCATCCGGGAACTGACGGAGATCCGCGAACGGGACGGTCGCCTCGAGCTGGGAGCGCTCGTCACGCACCGGACGATCGAATTTTCCGAGCTGCTCCGGCAGAAATGCCCGGTGCTGCCCGAAGCGGCCGCGCAGATCGGCGATCCGCAGGTGCGCAACAAAGGGACGATCGGGGGCAGCCTGGCCCATGCCGATCCGGCCGCCGACTACCCGGCCGTCGTGCTGGCACTGGATGCCGAAATCGAGGCGACCGGGCCGGACGGCCGCCGCACCATTCCGGCGCGCGACTTTTTCCAGGGGCTTTTCACCACGGCACTTCGGCCTGGCGAGCTGCTCACGCGCGTGCGCGTGCCGGTGATGCCGCCGCGCAGCGGCGCCGCCTATCTCAAGTTCCCGAACCCGGCCTCGCGCTACGCCGTGGTGGGCGTGGCGGCTTTCGTCAAGCTGGCACCCGACGACACGTGCGCCGAGGTGCGCATCGGGATCACGGGTGCCGCGGCGGCCGCCTTCCGGGCCACCGAGGCCGAAAAGCGGCTCGTCGGGAAGACGATCGACGAACGGACGCTGGCCGCCTCGCTCGAAGACATGGTCGATCCCGACGACCTGCTCAGCGATCTGGCCGCCAGTGCCGAATACCGGGCGCACCTGTGCCACGTGCTTGCGCGGCGGGCGCTCCGGCAGGCCTTCGAGCGGGCGCGCGGCTGACCCTCGTTCCGGCCCGGTGAACCGGCTCCCGTAGCCTGGCCTCAGGTGGAAAATACCCGCCCTTCAACCAGCCCGGGCCGCCTCGCGCTGAAGCGCCTCGTAGGCCAGGCGGGCCAGGCCGCCGGCGATGTGCACGTTGCGTTCCGAGGGCTCTTCCTGCTCCAGCCGCTCTCGGACGGCCTCGGTCGAGGCCCGGAGCAGGTTGCGCGTGGCGGCCGTCGAAAGCCCCAGAAAACGGGCGATTTCATCCACCGAGCGATGATGCTCGGCTTCGAGCACGACGGCATAGGCGGCCTCCATCAGGCTGGGCAGCCAGGTCAGGCGTTTCCGCTCGAGCAGACCGCGTGGGCCGCCCGCCAGTTCAATGGCTTTCAGAAACACCTGCAGCGCGCGCTGGTCCAGATCGACCGGTTGCGGAGTGACTTCGACCGGCATGGCTACGTCTGGTAGTTGGGTTCGACGGATGCTTCCTGATGGAATGTCTGCAGGCTGGGGCCGATGCGGACCAGCCCCGTCGGGGTGATTTCCAGCAGGTGCGTGCTGGTGTCGTGCCCGCACAGCCGGCAGCCGTCGATCCGAAAGAGCCGGACCGTCTCGCCGATGGGCACGCGGTAGAGCCGGGCCTGCTGGGCGCTGGTGATGGGTTGCTTGGCCAGCACCAGCGTACCGTCGAGAATATGGCCTACCGCATAGCCGCCGGCCGCTTCGGCCGTGAGCAGTTCGTGACCGCTGCGCTTCTGCGAGACGAGCAGCGCCGTCTGGTGCCATTTTTTGAGGAACGTGAAGATCGGCCGCACCACGTCGCGGGCCAGCATTTCGCGGGCTTCGTAAAGGCCTGTGATCGAGTCGATCACCACGGCCCGTACGTGGTAGGTTTTGATGGCGTGCGCCAGCGTGTTGAACAGCGTGGGAAGGTCCTGCGTCAGGATCGTGTGCGTGGCCGCATCGACCAGCACGATCCGGTCTTCGATGGCGTTCCAGTCGGCGCCCATGGCAGCGGCCCGCGTACGCAGACCCATCGCCACGAACGGCGCCGGGCTCTCGGTGGTCAGAAACAGGCACACCTGCTCGCGCCGGGCCTGCGCGACGGCGAACTGCTCCACGAGCAGGCTCTTGCCGGTGTCGGCCACACCGGTTACCTGCAAAACGGCATAGCGAGGAATGCCCCCCAGGGGCTTGCGCACCGGACGACCTTCTCGCCACTCCGTCGTGAAAAACAGTTCGTCCAGACCCTCGACGCCCGTTGGGACGCCCTCCAGAGGCGGCGCGGCGGCGGCCGCATGCCGCAGCGATACGATCGCTTCGACCAGCGGTCCGGCCTCGCGCGAAACAGCTCCAGCCATAAAAAAGCTACCGGCTGTTTGGGCAACCGGTAGCTCGAACGTCGTTGTGCCAAAATCGCTTCAGCGCCTATGTAATGGCTTTGTAATACGTTAGGTGGTGGCAGCTTCTTCGTCGGTGAAGATGTCGCCCTCGACGGCCGCGTTTTCCAGTGCGGGCGTGTGCAGCAGCTCGATGCGGTGGAGCGCCGAGTAGTACCAGGGCCGCTCGGGGAGGCGGTGGGTGGGCAGCCATTCCCAGGAGCGCATCGATTCGATGTAGCCCCAGTTGACGTAGGCGCTGAAATCATCGATCAGATCGGTGAGCACGACGCCGCTGTCGAGCAAGAAGCGCTGGATTTGTGCCCATTTCTCGTAGCTCGACTCTACGTGCGTCAGCCCGAAGTAGCCCGCGCATCCCGGGCCGCGCAGTGCCAGCAGCCCGCGCTCGATCGTCGTTTTGAAGCCCAGAAAACTTTCGGTCGGGTCGGTCATGAACGTGTCGAACTTCCGAAGCCACGAAGTGGGAAGTGGTTCGCGCAGATCGTAGCGAACGGCTTCGAGCCGGTCGAGCCCCTCGCGCCGGGCCACGTCGTTGATGAACTGAATCAGCCGGTCGTCGATGTCAACGGCCAGTACGTAGGCCGGTGCGCCGGTCAGCGCCGCGGCGATGCTCATCAGGTCGTCGTCGCCCAGGACGAGCAGTTGCTTGCCCTCCAGATCGCCCCGGTGCCAGGCGAACGCAATGCGCGCAAGGGTGGTCGCTTCGGTGACGAAGCCCTGGTCGTAGTCCTGAATGGCCTCGGGGCGGTGCCGACAAATTTCCGCAAAGCGTTCGACCACGTCGTCGGGGAGCGTGCGATAGTCGACGCTCCGGCCCTCGCAATGCACACAGGTGGCCTCGCGGACGGGGGCCGCGCCCAGTGCCTGGGCCAGCGCCTGACCACTTTCGGTCAGGCGCAGCGCGCCATCGTGCGCCTCCAGCAGACCCTCGGCAATCAGCTGATGCCAGAAGGCACTGAGCACCCGCAACGGCACGCGGCTCATCCGGATGGCGTCCCACAGATTGTCGGTGGTCAGCAGGGCCGCCAGTGCCCGCTCGGCGTCGCGCTCGGTGAAGGGCACCGGCACCTGCTGACGGACCGTTTCCAGCAGACGATCCCGCAGTTCGACCGCTGAGGTTTCCGGGAAGGTTTTCGTATGTGGCATAACACAGACCGGTTGTTTCGAGGGTACGCGTAAACGAATGCCTTAAGGCAAGGATGGCAATGAAGCCATGATCGACAGGAGAATCGGTAACTTACGAACCTTCAGCGCCTGAAACAACCGACTGCATGACCATATTTTGCATACGAGGCGAATTTTTCCGAAAAAGTGGATTGCGGACGAACGTTGCCGACGTGCTCCAATCCGTTGATAACGGTCCGGTGTCAACCGCCTACAATTCGATCGACTCGTTGCCCTGTGGTCGTCCGCGCGAAATACCTGAACCTGATCCGTAGGTACCCGCCAGCAGATGCATGAAGCGCATGGCTTGTCGGAGCAAGAATGAGGCCACATCCCGGATGCCCGACGCGAGCCGTGGACACGACTGGCGGAAAGGTGTCGTTTGCCTGGCAAGGGCGCACCGCCAGCTCAGCCTCGGGCGGGGTTGAATGAGGGCCAGCTACTGACGGGCGAGAACTTCCCGGGCACTCTGAAGCGCCGTGACTGCGTTCGGCCATCCGGCGTAAAAAGCCAGATGAACGATGGTGCTGATCAGTTCGCTCGGGGAAACCCCGTTTTGCAGCGCCAGGGCAAGGTGCGATCGAAGCTGGTCCGGCCGGTTCAGGGCGATCAGCGCCGCCACCGTGATCAGGCTCCGATCCCGGGGTGAAAGCGTCGGATCGGCCCATACCCGGCCGTACAGCACCCGGTCGGTTAACTCGGCCAGTTCGGGTGCGATTTCGCCAAAGAGTTGCTGCGCCCGAGAAGGCCGAAGTTCGCCCGCGGCGGCTGCGGCACCAGCCAGCGCTTCGGCGTACCGGGCATCGGTAACCGCCTCCATCCAGGTGGTCGCCGCTCCCGTTTCGGGGCGTTCCACCAGGGCCACGTGCGTCAGACGGGTGTCGGGGAATGCCCCGTGCCAGTGCTTGACGCCGGGCGGAATCACCACAACGTCCCCCGGCCGAATTTCCCGGGCCGGTCCGTTCCATTCCTGAACGATGCCTCGACCGGCCGTAACGACAAGGATCTGGCCGAGTGTGTGGACGTGCCAGTGCGTTCGGGCCCCCGGTTCAAAAGTGACCGTGGCTCCATAGGTGCGTGCAGGCGAAGCGGCCTGAAAATTTCCCCCCACACGGGCGACCCCTGTAAAATGCTGCGCCTGCGCCGTATCCACCGGAGCAACACCGCTTATGAC from Rhodothermus marinus carries:
- a CDS encoding xanthine dehydrogenase family protein molybdopterin-binding subunit, translating into MEARGYIGAPIRRVEDRRFVTGRGRYTDDIVLPGMLYAWIVRSPHAHARIRAIRTEKARQHPGVVAVFTGKDLLDDGVGSLPTGWQIGPDMKEPPHYALAVDKVRYVGDGVAVVIAETKAAARDAAELVEVDYEELPAVVDAAEALKEGAPLVHDDAPGNLCYVWELGDREATDRALATAHHVTKLEFVNQRLIPNAIEPRSAIGHYDPGRDELTLYTSSQNPHLIRLLLSAFVLKIPEHKVRVISPDVGGGFGSKIFHYPEEVICAWSSRKLGRPVKWTAVRSESFVSDAHGRDHVTTAEMGFDRDGRIVGLRVRTIANLGAYLSTFAPGVPTWLYGTLLAGQYKTPHIHVEVKGVFTNTTPVDAYRGAGRPEATYVVERLVELGAHELGIDPAELRRRNFIQPDEFPYQTPVVLQYDSGNYEGALNKALEMADYWKLREEQKRAREQGRLIGIGLSCYIEACGLAPSKVAGAIGVRAGLYESAAIRVMPTGKVQVFTGTHSHGQGHETTFAQIVAHELGIPLEDVEVIHGDTAEIPFGMGTYGSRSLATGGSAIYRALEKIKAKARKIAAHKLEVAEEDLEFRNGQFIVKGTDRAIGFGDIALTAYVPHDYPEGLEPGLEENAFYDPANFTFPFGTHLSVVEIDPETGRVKLLRYIAVDDVGRIINPMIVEGQIHGGVAQGVGQALLEGAVYDRSSGQLLTGSLLDYALPRADDLPSFEVGHQETPCPHNPLGAKGAGEAGTIAATACVVNAVVDALYHLGVRDIRMPLTPERVWRAMRGLPTDGHAS
- a CDS encoding KaiC domain-containing protein; this translates as MAGAVSREAGPLVEAIVSLRHAAAAAPPLEGVPTGVEGLDELFFTTEWREGRPVRKPLGGIPRYAVLQVTGVADTGKSLLVEQFAVAQARREQVCLFLTTESPAPFVAMGLRTRAAAMGADWNAIEDRIVLVDAATHTILTQDLPTLFNTLAHAIKTYHVRAVVIDSITGLYEAREMLARDVVRPIFTFLKKWHQTALLVSQKRSGHELLTAEAAGGYAVGHILDGTLVLAKQPITSAQQARLYRVPIGETVRLFRIDGCRLCGHDTSTHLLEITPTGLVRIGPSLQTFHQEASVEPNYQT
- a CDS encoding bis-aminopropyl spermidine synthase family protein translates to MPHTKTFPETSAVELRDRLLETVRQQVPVPFTERDAERALAALLTTDNLWDAIRMSRVPLRVLSAFWHQLIAEGLLEAHDGALRLTESGQALAQALGAAPVREATCVHCEGRSVDYRTLPDDVVERFAEICRHRPEAIQDYDQGFVTEATTLARIAFAWHRGDLEGKQLLVLGDDDLMSIAAALTGAPAYVLAVDIDDRLIQFINDVARREGLDRLEAVRYDLREPLPTSWLRKFDTFMTDPTESFLGFKTTIERGLLALRGPGCAGYFGLTHVESSYEKWAQIQRFLLDSGVVLTDLIDDFSAYVNWGYIESMRSWEWLPTHRLPERPWYYSALHRIELLHTPALENAAVEGDIFTDEEAATT
- a CDS encoding (R)-mandelonitrile lyase: MVRLLVLLILTGAMLANASHGQGAIRVISGVAPVDTAQAQHFTGVARVGGNFQAASPARTYGATVTFEPGARTHWHVHTLGQILVVTAGRGIVQEWNGPAREIRPGDVVVIPPGVKHWHGAFPDTRLTHVALVERPETGAATTWMEAVTDARYAEALAGAAAAAGELRPSRAQQLFGEIAPELAELTDRVLYGRVWADPTLSPRDRSLITVAALIALNRPDQLRSHLALALQNGVSPSELISTIVHLAFYAGWPNAVTALQSAREVLARQ
- a CDS encoding FAD binding domain-containing protein, whose protein sequence is MIPQTFAYRKAHTIDEALALLREHGDEAKVLAGGHSLIPLMKLRLSTPELLVDIGGIRELTEIRERDGRLELGALVTHRTIEFSELLRQKCPVLPEAAAQIGDPQVRNKGTIGGSLAHADPAADYPAVVLALDAEIEATGPDGRRTIPARDFFQGLFTTALRPGELLTRVRVPVMPPRSGAAYLKFPNPASRYAVVGVAAFVKLAPDDTCAEVRIGITGAAAAAFRATEAEKRLVGKTIDERTLAASLEDMVDPDDLLSDLAASAEYRAHLCHVLARRALRQAFERARG